From a region of the Arachis ipaensis cultivar K30076 chromosome B09, Araip1.1, whole genome shotgun sequence genome:
- the LOC107615422 gene encoding uncharacterized protein LOC107615422, with amino-acid sequence MIQEGIPPKLKDSGSFFLPCTIGATIIDKALCDLGSSVNLMPLSMMRRISIEKVKPIQMSLELVDISLVIPKGVIENLFVRVGKFIFPANFVILDLEEEGNDSIILGRPFLATARAIIDVEQGKMTLRINDEKITLNVFQEIQHTIEEKSCMRVEERRHTLGRKSQGDTPQLTCEARDG; translated from the coding sequence ATGATCCAAGAAGgcatcccaccaaagctcaaagactcTGGGAGCTTCTTCTTACCTTGTACCATTGGTGCCACAATCATTGACAAGGcactgtgtgatttaggatcCAGTGTTAACCTCATGCCTCTGTCTATGATGAGAAGGATATCTATAGAAAAAGTAAAGCCTATACAGATGTCATTGGAGCTAGTGGATATATCTCTGGTAATTCCCAAGGGGGTGATTGAAAATCTCTTTGTCAGAGTAGGGAAATTCATATTTCCAGCAAACTTTGTAATCTTAGACTTAGAAGAAGAGGGGAATGATTCTATTATattgggaagacctttcctggccacagcaagggccatcattgatgttgAACAAGGAAAAATGACTTTGAGGATAAATGATGAGAAGATCACTCTAAATGTTTTCCAAGAAATACAGCATACTATTGAAGAGAAAAGCTGCATgagggttgaagaaagaagacaTACATTGGGAAGAAAAAGCCAAGGAGACACTCCTCAGCTCACCTGTGAAGCAAGAGATGGATAG